The genomic segment ACGAATGACACAAGCCCATTACCGAGGAAAGCTGAATGAGGAATTTACAGAGGAAAGGGGAAGGGCTTTCCCCTCTGTAGATTCTTTCCAAAGAATCTACATAGAGGAACATGGGAGAACGAGAGATACATTTAGGAAGGAACGGAGGACAGCGGGAAAAATGCTCCCATCGTACGGAGTCAACAGGCTGCAGTGCAGAGCTTTCGAAGAAAGGCATCAATATAGGCAGGCTGTCTATGTCAACCCCACTGCTCAAGGCCAGATACCAGTTGTGACAGTCAAAACTAGTATTGTTCATCTTAAAATTCAGCCCAGGCAATTGGATCTCTTCAATATAGTATCTCATTCTGCGTGAAAATGGCTAACTGATCTAAAACTGAAAAATGAATGGCTCCCTGAATAGGCAAAATTCTTGTAATGGCACACAGAGAGCAAGTGAGATTCAGGGGATAAAACAATGGTTTTTATTAGTGCCCGGGGGTTGAAGGGTGCAGGTGATGCGTGCTTACCGTCTGCCTGCATGTCTGAGGTCCATAGTGTCAGGTTGTCGCGCAGCAGCTGCATGATGAGCGTGGAGTCCTTGTAGCTCTCCTCACTCAGTGTGTCCAGCTCCGCAATGGCGTCGTCAAACGCTGTCTTTGCCAGCCTGACAGGACAGACAGTTGGAATGtgttcatttcatttattttttaaaaagggcaCTGTTCAGTGGGCACGGTTCATTGGGCACCGTTTTTCTACATTAACTGCGGGGGTGAAAGAGCTAAATTTTACTTTCACAGTGTTTGAGTTTGTCAAGCGAACCAACCAATGTATACATATGTCACACTGTTAAGTGGTTCACTAGTCTTTTTTgacagaaaaatacatttataacaATTCAGGGATTCGGTCACTGAGTAATTTGAAAAAAGCATTCCGAATTTTTATAGAATCGCAATAAATATGACATCGACACTGAAGAACTGTGGGAATATTATAGTGTGAGGTCACTGCCGATTACCGTCCCTCGGGTGCACACAAAACCCCTACAATACAACCATTGCCCATAATCAACAAAATAACATGAAATGGGTGCAAAGAAAGAGGAAAGCCCCGTACTTGCAGGCGCGGTCAGGCGAGTTAAGGATCTCGTAGTAGAAAACTGAGAAGTTGAGCGCCAGACCGAGGCGGATCGGGTGTGTGGGTGGCAGGCCTTCTGCAGCGATGTCATTGGCAGCCTTGTAGGCCGCCAAGCTGTTCTCGGCCGCCTCCTTCCGGTCGTTGCCCGTGGCGAACTCAGCCAGGTACCTGTGGTAGTCCCCCTTCCTAAAAGGTCAAGAGGCGaacgtttttgtttgtttgataccCTGTTAAGATTCCGGAAGCAGATCACCATCTTAATAATAGCCAAACATCTGCGCATTTGTTTTGTAGTGAGTTGATTTGATGCTGTAGTGACATCGACACTATATGCTGCACTGCCTTATCCGCAAGCCAGACAATCTTAAATCCATATCAGATTCTTAACAGAGCGTCTGCCTGAGTGTGCGTTTGGTTAATACGTACATTTTATAGTAAAAGACTTTGGACTCTCCCGTGTTGGCTGATGGAATGAGGTGCTTGTCCAGGACATCCAGGATGTCCTTGCAGATAGTCTTCAGCTCCGTCTCCACCTGGGGATGGAACACCACACATGAACAAGAAGAAACATTTAGATGCAGGCGTACTACACATCCAACCGTTAAGCTAAAAAGGTTGTGATAAGAGTAACCATTTAGAAGTTCcaaaaacattgaaataaatgacaaatagAAATGTTTCTCATAAAAGGTTTTGAGGACGACAATAAAGGTTGAGAAAGGAGGTTTCAATGAATATTCCGGATTCTTTGTGCAAGAAATGAACACGATATAATGGAATGTTCTGTGCTCATTCGTTCAGTCAGTGTCAAGAAATTTGATACGAGAGGGATGATGGTACATTTTCCTGAGTCATGACAATACTGCAAACACGGAGCAAGCAGAAGCATCGTTCATCGAGCCAGGGTTTTCCCACTTCCTCCCAATTATAAGCAATTACCccttaaacaaattaaaaagaaaaatcaagcAATCGCTGACCATACTAATGAAAACCCCAAAGTACTGATAAATGGAATAAGATCCTCAGGTCCCTCCCAAGCCTCACTGCCACCACTTAAAGCATATAGTGAGCATTGATCTCCTTCTCTTACCAATTGCCTGTATTCCTGGATCATCTTGATGATGCCCTCGCCCTCCTTGCTCTCCTCCTTCTGTTCCAGGCTGCTGATGATCCTCCAGGAGGCTCGACGGGCACCGATCACGTTCTTGTAGGCCACCGACAGCAGgttcctctcctccaccgtcAGCTCCACGTCCATGCCAGCCACGTTCTTCATGGACTTCACCATTTCTGGAAGGGCGGAaggagggcacacacacacacacacacacacacacacacacagttagctTATTATACACAGGAAGCTGTCCTAAAAAGGATGTTACCTTGCCATACCTATACGAGTACATCGTGTAAAAGAAAGCTTGGCTTAACTGACATTTAATCAAATTGTTCATTGCTATAGAATAGATCATATACCTCATCGCTCTGACTCCATTGAAATCTATTTCATTTGGTGCTAAATAATCACTGCAGAATGTTCTGCGACCACAGCATTAGTGCTTTGGACTCCTTATGGAGTATGCGCACTATAGATTGGCCTAATGGTTGAAACTTGGcatccttcgcggtttgccttcGCCTGAAACCATTCATTACACTATAGACTGGCCCAATAGAGTGAGACAAATCAAGGCTTTTCTTAAGGGGTATtgcttcataaaaaaaaaacattcaggtAAGCACATCGGAAAGATTCTGACATTATGCATTTTATACTGGCTTCATAAATCAATGTCAGCACCATGTATACACTCCATTTTTACAATTATGACTATTGGAAAGGGAAATCTGACTTTTCTGCAGATCCTGTTATTGAGGGCTGTTTGGGCATGCAGTAAGTTAGAAACACACCCAAAAAGCATGGGAAGTCAATGGCTTTGCAAACACAAACCATTTTTAGTTTGTCTGGATCTAGATGTGTGGCTCTTAAAAGGGTGAGTCAAAAGGTGTGGACACTACATACGCACACAACAGCCTTGCCAGCTATTGTCATCGCAAAACTCCTCCCATTGTTGAGGGCGAACAGGATAGATGTTATGTGAAGGTGTAGCAACAGTCTAAAATGGTTGCTTGTAACATACGTTATACAATTATTCTACATTTATACAGTAGCATTCCATCAGGGATGTATGATACAAACATGAACACTCATTTTTAACGTTGTGTCTTGAGGATCTATGGAGGGTAAACTGCATTTGTGCGCCGATGCCGGAGCAGCCCTACTGACATAAAATACAAATGTCCTTTGGCTGCCTATATGGTACAACATCTAGATAGACAGGTGTGAGGGACCACCAGCGGTCATACACCAACACACGTCAGGGATCTTACTCATCAGCACCAGTGCAGTCCTATCTATGGGGTGCAGGAAAGTTCTCCCCGGGTTGTGGAACAACTTTAATCCAAATATCCCCGAAAAGGGGATCAATTTCGGCGTCGGAATCTAGCTGAACTGTTAAAGATCGCACAGTAGATCACACTATCAAACCGTACACACCCGCTACGCCATTAACGCCCCACCTTGCGTTAAACTGTGGTGTGCCGTAGGGCGAATAGCATGGCGATGTGGTGGTGGCTGCTGCTGGCAGCGTGAGCAACGACCCACTAGCCTGACAGGAAGCCGTGCAGCTAGATGCTAACATCATGTACGGCTATGTTTTGTACTTTAGCCTGTAGCTAATGTCGGCAGCGGCACACGGTTCACCACCACTATATTCAATGCTTGATAAAAATCCACTGGCTGCTTTTCCGCCATTTTGTTTCTTGGCTGATCTCTGACAAAAGCGGATCCATCGCCAGCCACCACCttacctgctgctgctcctcgcAGCCCCCTGCTGAAGAGAGCGAAGGGGATACAGGCGGCGGAGGGGCTGACCGTGATATATTGGAGATCTTACCGTCGTATCTTTCTGCTTGCTCGGCCAATTTAGCCTGATATACTGCGTTTTCCCGGTCTGCCATGGCCGTCGGTGTTTAGTTATCGATAATGTCCTGAAACAGACGGTTTATCGTTGGTCGTAGGTCCCAATTGGTGATTCCTGGTGGAGCGATAGCAGCTTCCCCACTGTAACCAAATAGCCACCGGTAGCACTTGTGTAAAGATGGCGTCAGATCTCCATCCGGGAAACACAACTTTACTTCTATCCCCTCCCCCATCCTTtgattttaaatgtgtaaatcctgaTTATGAGGCATGCTGTAAGCTAAAAATACATTTCGAGATGGTGCAGATCATAGTGTCGGTGGTATCTAGTACATTTTATTGACGCTATCGATCACTGCATTACAGTATCAGTGTGATAAGATTGGCTTATGGTGGAATATGTACATATACTGACGTCATCATGCAATATCTATGGTGCGCAAATTGTTTTTTCTCATCCACGATTGGAATATATTATGAAAAGGACAATTGAGACGTTATACTGACAAATTGGTAGTATTTTATTGACTAGGTATTTTAATACATTACATGCtacagaaaaataaaatgcaaaagTTGTAGGTAAAACTAGGGACGAATGCCACTAAAGGAAAAAAAGTTATGGAaatgacaaaagaaaaacatggaaCAGAACACATTTGGCATGGCACTTTTTTTCCTGGGACAAAACAGAATTAAGGTGCATATTGTTACTGAATGGCATTACCTTGAAAATACACTTCTTTAGAATAATTTCAAAAGCAAATCATTGGTCAATCATCAACTCACTTCTAGTATATAACACACACTTCCAAATAGGTCAAAATAGTGTCTGTGGTTTGAAATGGGGCACTGGTCCTCTCTAAGAGGTAATAAGTGGAGGGAGTTTGGTGCCAGTTAGTTCTCGTGACAACATTTtcagaaaaataatgaatttaATTGAAGAATAATTGAAATACTAACGGGTAACACAATACAAAAATGCGTATAACTATGAACATAAACTAATGCGATGCTCATGTTTTTCTATTTGGGAGAAAGACTTGTTTACACTCCTCCACCTATCAAGGGGATTTCAAGCAATGCAAAACCATTGGTAGTTTCTATCACATTTAAGTTGTGGGTTTTTCACAAATTTGTGCAAGCATTGTCATTGCATGATTAATAAAGCAAAATCTAAAAAAAATGGGCAAAAGGTCACATGTTGATGTGCTTTTGAATATGCTAATTCAATGTTAGTGATTTCTCTCAATGTTGCAAAaacattcattctttttaaaagGATAATACTCATGTGTATATAGCAATGTAATGGGTATCCATGAATGGCCATGTAAGGTGacatttgattttctttttaggATATgttcaatatttctcaaatcTATGGCACCAAATCAAGTGATCTGCTTTTCTGTATGCAGACAATGATGAAGAACATTGGGGCATAGCATTCACCATGGGTAATTTAATCAGCGTCGTAATAGTAAAGTATGTCGGGCTTTCCTTTTATCAAATGGTTAGAATTAGATATGTCAGCCCTGAGCATCACTTACAATGCGGTATTTCTTCCTAGAGTGTACATATTGTTCTTACATTTCACTATCAATGTTAAGAGACCAAGCCCACTACCAAAAACTGTAcgtccaatatatatatatattttttatatcttGTCTACGGACTGCTCCGGTTGTGACATTAAGATGGTAGCCAACagctaaattaaattattatcaTGGGGCAGTATGATGCACTTTGAATATTTTTCATAAATCATGTGATTCAAGATGAAATGCCATATAGATGAGAAAACATGGGTGCTGAAAAAAATCCAGAATGGCTCAATTGAGTAAATGGTGAAGACATTGACTAAAACCTTTCTATCCCAGCAATACTACAATCCCGCTGAACATCTTTCGAAAAGTTACAAGAAATAAGCAAAGTAAACGGTAGGACTGCGAGACAGTTGACGTCTGACTCAGGTCTTTGGACCCAGCTCTATTGATCTATGGTGAAATTAGATGAAGATGGGATATAAAAGTGTCAAATATTGTAAACTCAGAAAACTGTGCATGGGGCACTATCTCCTCTGAAGTTGCAAACAAGAATGCAAAACTGTCATAAAAACCTGCATGATTCACGGCATACGAGTATATGGGGGCATATTAGCGTAAAATAATatttctccaaaaaaaaaaaaaaagaaagcattgtaaaaaataaaataaaaatactgaTGGACTGAGTATCAACGTCCAGGCGTGTTAATATCATATTCAGAAGTCATCTTCTCTTACAAAACCAAACATGAGGTAGAGAGGACTCAAATAATTACACGAACAACAACAAAGTTCTGGCAATCCTCCCCAGTGATCGACATACAAACAGCCAGCATACCTCCCACGGGCAACTAGCTAAATTTCTCAATATTTCAATCTCCAACTATGGGACCAATATCCGAATAGAGGAATATGGCACCGCGGCACAGCTGTCGGTATTTATAGGTCTTCTTCAATAGCAGGGCCAGAGAATGAGAACACAACAGGAAAGAGTAGTGGCTTGGCAGAGATAATGTCGTACATTCCAATTaacctttaaaaaaacaaaaacatttattaagtaaaaaaaattgtgttttaCAGAAGTATAACGCCGCATTTTGATTGCAACAAAGTATTCTAGAATCAGGTATCCAATTTCACTTTTCCGCAACGCTGTTCCATTCCAATATAATAGCAAAAGCAAGCCTTTATAATTAGGGCTGGGTagaaaaaaaatcgatttaatcaattttggatcgatttcatttacatttttcaaTATCGATTCATAGGCATGAGatcgatttattttatttttttatagttttagttttgttaccattaatattattttttgccctttaataaacaatgccttaatgcaatttgcagtgatggaatgttgtagttcaagtacactttcacttgcaattcctttctaatttcaaaattgcacttttgagacttgagacagttttgtttacagctcaagtttaaactgtccaatttacaagtttgcacttaaaacctgttgtttaagatgaagagaaaaaataaagtatatttcTAATTTGTAGCACAGTTCATTATGTAAGAGCAGATTGAATCAAATCGTGAATAATCGATTCAGAACTTTTttaatcgaaatcgaatcgatttaggaaattggccacgatacccagccctatttATAATATTAAAGATGGATATAAAGTAGGTGCATACAGTGGTCACTTTCAGCGGTCAGTTCCTTGGTAGTGTGTAGGGTGTGCTAAAATGTTATTGAGCTCCTACAAGTATCTTACTAACAACATTACAACATATTCAcatacattgcacacacacatgttcacgcacacacacacacacacacatgtccaggCATCGTCCAAACTTGCTTATAAGCAGCATCGATGAATCACATCACATTGCCCCTACAAGGGCAATTAAAAAATGACTTGCTCATTTTAAAGATTCATTCCCTAGTTTCTTACACTTGTCAACTGCTGCATAGCTATTTTCATTGACCATCTGAGTTGCCATCCAATAGTGTTTGGGAATAAAAATATAATGGACAGTCTGTAATAACTGGGAAAACAATtaaatatggaagaaataacaGTTTACAGTATTGAGCATAAAATCTTTTTGATTACACATGTATATGGTCAGTTGTTATCATCACATTTcccattttgtctgaaaaatggTACTTGGTTGTTtgtagtgtgtgggtgtgtgtgtgtgtttgtgtacatccCAGTGAAGTCTTTACCGTGCAGAGGCTGAAGCCGCAGGCACAACATAATTCAGCTCCACGAGAGGGCGCCTCTTGGGTTAAAGTATCTTGCACATGTAGCACAGCTTCTCACAAAGACCTATACAGTCTAGCAACGTGCAAACAATGAGTTAGGATTCTGTGTGGAATCTAGTGTTTTGTACTGGTTGCGTCAATCTTCCATCCGTGTATGTtttcattcaaataaacaatGATGTGAGACAACGCTGCACTCATTTGGCTTTCTAGGCAGTAAGAGTCCAGCCCACTGAGAAGACACGAACACAGTCTGTATTCGGTGAGCTCTTCAGAGCGCGTGCGcgtatgtggttgtgtttggTAGTGGTGAGAGGGAACGGGTCTTATTGGTGGGTGTGCGATGACagaaagtgagcgagagagagagtgagagtgagagtgagagagacgtgTGCCGGGTTCTCCTCTCTCAGCTCTCGTCTTCCGGTTGCTGCGGTACCAACAAGCGCACGTGTGTGAAGGGGAAGTGGCCACGCTTGCCCTTGCACTCGCCCTCCCACTGGCCGTTCACGTTAATCTTGGTCACCTCAACTCTGTCGCCCACCTGTGGAGGAAAAAAATAGCTCATTAAAGACCCCCACACAGAGGACATCATAgctaaacacatacatacaggagGCCATGTCTACCTAATAGCGCTGTAGACTAGTAGTAGTAATGCCTGGTTAGACTATACCATGAAAATGCGCCTCAATATGGGACTGCTGGCGACCTGAAACTCCATTAACGCCACAGAGAGGGGCTGGTATTGATTGGTAATAGATTGACCCGACTCTCACTATGGAAATAGCAGCGCCACAACTGGTACAGTAACATGGTGCTAGTGCATCAACTTGTATATCCGGATAGTCTGCCGTTTGTGCCTGTTTAGACTACATAGTCTATTGGAGTTTAAATTAGTACCGATACAACTATGTTCATTGCTCGGGTTGACAGTTGATACAATTATTGACGACTAGCTTTGGTAAAAAATAACTGTTTTGGGAGGCCGGGAGGGTATGGATTCACCTTCTTGTGTACACTCAAGGGGCATTGAACTACAGATTGAGGCAGTTtagagcaacagagagaagGGGTAAATTAGCATCTTGTCCCTTTTTAGATGTGGGATAGCGGTTGCTCTGTGCTCAATAGTAATGAATGTAGAATGTCAAGCTCACATCCAACCCCCGAGAGCCACTGTGCACACCAACACAGAGCATTGTAAAAGGGCCCTCTGTGCCCGCCCTTTACTAGGGACTCCCAAGTGGTCTGTGTTGAGCCCCACACCAGTTTCTCAACTATACGCGTGTCTGTATTGGCATGCATGAGTTAAAAGTAAAAACAGGGTACCTGGCCCTGAGCCTAGTAAAGATATGGGGCACCCAACACTAGCCACAGAGAGGGGAATGGGGGGTTAAAACCTACCTCCAAAGCGAGCGCTGTCTTGTCATACGCGTTCGGCACCCTCTTCTGGATGGCCCGGGCGAAGACGGGCCCGTTCTGCAGGTTGGGCAGCTGGGCGTTGCTGACCACTGGCTGTGCGTACTGGCCGGGCGCCTCCAACGGCGGCCCTGGTGCGTCCGGGGCCCCGGcgccggcccccccgccgcAGGCCCCGCCGGCCTGAGGCCCTCCGGCCGCGCCGGGCGAGGCCGGGCGGAACTTCTCCACATAGGGCACGGGGATCATGCCGCTGCGGCCCTCCTGGTTGGAGGCGTTCCACCACTGGTCCTCGGGCTTCTCCAGCACGCGCAGCACGTCGCCCTTGCGGAACGGGAGGTCCTCGTCGTCGTTGCCGGGGAAGTCGAAGAGCGCCCGGACGAACTCCACCTCGTCCGGCTGTAAGGGCCCAGGGGCACTGGAGGTGCTGATGAAGCTGGCGTGCTTGGACCTACTCACGGGCTCTATGAGCGTGGTGGTGTCCAGGTAGTGGATCTTGTAGAACTCCAGCAGGGCTGGCAGCGCCTCAAACTCCTGGTCCCCGATGCGAAACCGAGGGGGTATGAGACCTGACGAgcaagagcgaaagagagagaagagttctGATTGTGGACATTTTCAGATTTattctgaaaaacaaacaataatactAGCACAACTGTACCACTTGGATTTGTATATGGTTTTAAGTATcgtcacacattttttattcatacaAACCAAACCAAGACCTCTTACAGTACTGCCAACCTCTACTTCTGCTAAATAAACATGTTTCTCCCAGACAGGCTCTTGCATTAAGCCTGCATATGTTCTAGTGGTGTCAATttatattcaaaatgaataCAATCATTCAAGCTTGAGCTGAGCATACTAGTCAATCGATCCGTGTCCGTTATAGTTGCATGCTATTGCATTTATACACTGAAAAGGAGACTGAATTCATTAAATTCAGATTTACTGTAAATTAAAGTCTGGGAGCCTAATATGTTCTTTATTACCCAACCACGTTCCATGCCCACTGCCTTGTTTCCCCTCCAGTTATACAATTTTGTATGCATATTATATTACGGTTTGAGTACAATATTGTGTCCAATATATGCCTGAGTATTAAAACATTTGCAGCATCAATAGCCTAGGGTGGCTTTTCAATTGCATGAATTTACAGTTTCCATTTTATTCTAAAACGTTATAAACCTGAGCATTGGTTTGAGATTCCCAAAACCAAGCCTGGTTTTAATTGTACACAGATGTAATATACACAAAAGGTCCTGCTCCTCCAAGCACTCGATCTTATGAAAATTGACCTTCTTTATCCTGTAAAAAATGCCATTGGTGCGAATCTAGATTGCACAAAGATACATCGATTAGACTACAGTTTGTAGTATATGCGGTTCCATTAACATCTACCAGTCCAACCCTGAAATTGCccatcattatcattatcatgatAGTCATAATACATGTGGCCTTATAATCTGACCTCAAAGTTAGACTTTAGAGCAAGGATTATATCTAGATTCATACTAACCTTAAGAGAGGATATGGCTGTGTGAGAACGAGTGAGTAATACTCAACACCTCTGACACTACttcaacttttattttgttaaatttATTTGTACTAAATTAACACTGTAACTATGAGCCAGCTACGTGTGCTATATGGAAGTGTAACACATACTATTAGGAGCAGTTATGAACGTAACCTCTTGGCTGTGATTGTCCAAATAAATCTGAATAAAGACAGTGATCCACCTACTGAAACAACCAATAACCAATGTAGGCAGACTGACTGACACAGGAAGCTACTAGTAGCAGCAAATCAGTGTGATCGTCTAAGTGCAATAggccacaatcacacacattccGCAAACACCATTGTTACTAGTCATATTCCAGTTGTGACAATCTACCCCACTCCCATTCAGCACACAAAACCCAACCCACCTTTCCGACTTCAGTCTACAAGGCCTAGACTCAAAGAATCAACTTACCTGCGAGACGCTTAAGTTACATCTCGCACATCTGTAACACTAAGGTCGATCTGTGAACATCCCATGTACTTACGTAAAACTGAACATGGTGAAATTATTTCTAACTATACGTGAAAGACACCGTAGCTAACGTTATATGAAATGGTTAACTAACGTGATAGCATCATATTGATACGTGCAGCCAGCTAATCTAAGTAAGTAGCAAATAATTCTCCACGTTACCTGGTCCCGATTGCCGGTTGTTACTGATGCTATTGATGATATAATGAGACACTTTGGAGTTCTCCGAGACAGACAGCACGTAGTCGCCGGGGCTGGTGATCGAGTCCCTGACCAGGAACACGCCATGTCTCTGTCCCTGCAGAAGGGAAACCGCTTCTTGACGACTTAACCTCCCCCAGTACCAGCTAGCACGGTCTTCAGCGTCAAAATTACCGGCCATGGCTAATAATCTAATCCTAGGCTCGAGGCCTTCCCGTTCACCTCCACTATTGGCAACTCATACAAAAACTTTGGTTTACCGTGCGACACGCTCGTGGAAAAAGCCCAGCATCGGTAGCGCTACACTCGCAAAAAAAAACCCGCTGTAGATAAGACACTATGGCCAACTTCTACAACAAATGTCGAGGCGCCGTAAATTCAAATATATGCTACGGCACGACAGAAAACGCCCACTTGTTTGACTTTGAGGAAAATTGTAAGAATTTAAAAGTAACTTGCAAAGCAAACTCGGGCTGAAATGGCGGATCTGGTGGGAAAGTTGACCTCAACTACCGGATGTGATGCCTGGTCTTTGGGAAGAGCGCATCATTGGTGGCGACTACGGCCGTCGCTGGAGATACCAATAGAAAATCAAATAAAAGAGACAGTGGGGCCTATCAGTGGGACAACAGCGGTGACCGAGTCCTTCAAAtgatatgtatataaatatatatttattta from the Gadus macrocephalus chromosome 7, ASM3116895v1 genome contains:
- the LOC132461700 gene encoding 14-3-3 protein epsilon-like, coding for MADRENAVYQAKLAEQAERYDEMVKSMKNVAGMDVELTVEERNLLSVAYKNVIGARRASWRIISSLEQKEESKEGEGIIKMIQEYRQLVETELKTICKDILDVLDKHLIPSANTGESKVFYYKMKGDYHRYLAEFATGNDRKEAAENSLAAYKAANDIAAEGLPPTHPIRLGLALNFSVFYYEILNSPDRACKLAKTAFDDAIAELDTLSEESYKDSTLIMQLLRDNLTLWTSDMQADGEEQNKETVQDAEEEAAQ
- the LOC132461698 gene encoding adapter molecule crk-like, with protein sequence MAGNFDAEDRASWYWGRLSRQEAVSLLQGQRHGVFLVRDSITSPGDYVLSVSENSKVSHYIINSISNNRQSGPGLIPPRFRIGDQEFEALPALLEFYKIHYLDTTTLIEPVSRSKHASFISTSSAPGPLQPDEVEFVRALFDFPGNDDEDLPFRKGDVLRVLEKPEDQWWNASNQEGRSGMIPVPYVEKFRPASPGAAGGPQAGGACGGGAGAGAPDAPGPPLEAPGQYAQPVVSNAQLPNLQNGPVFARAIQKRVPNAYDKTALALEVGDRVEVTKINVNGQWEGECKGKRGHFPFTHVRLLVPQQPEDES